The window GACGCCGAACACGCCGGCGAAGCCGAAATTCGGGTAGAGATAGCCGACCAGGATCGGTGCAATGATCGCGCCGATGCGACCGATCGCGGACGCGAGCCCTGCGCCGGTGGTCCTGATCGCCGTCGGAAACACCTCGGCCGTGTAGGCATAGACGCCGGCATAGGTGCCGTTCATGAAGAACGACAGCAGCAGCCCGGCCGCCATGATCTGCCCGTCGCTTGCGGCAAAGGCGAGCCCGAGCGCGCTGGCGCCGCCGAGGATCATGTAGGATGCGATCGTGGACTGCCGGCCGATCCGCTCGTTGAAAAAGGCGGCGGTGAAATAGCCGGGCACCTGCGCACAATACATCGCGAGCGAATAGCCGAAACTCTTGGTGATGCTCATGCCGTTCTGGACCAGCAGGCCGGGAATCCAGACGAAGAACGAATAATAGCTGAACGTGATCGACAGCCACATGATCCAGGTCATGGTGGTGATCCGCGCCTGGCGGCCGGCCAACAGCGCCGCAAAATTGCTCAGCAGCGTTCCCGACGATACGGCAGGCAGCGCGGGCTCTGCGACCGGTGGCGGCAGCACACGGCCCTCGCGCGCGAAGCTCGCCTCGACCTTATCGAGCACCGCCTCGGCTTCTTTGACCCTGCCGCGGCTTTCCAGCCAGCGCGGCGATTCCGGCAGCGACCGGCGCCACCACAGCAGCATCACGACAGGTATGGCGGTGATCACGAGCACGATGCGCCAGCCGTTCTCATAGGCCGGCACGATGAAATAGCCGAGCAAGGCAGCCGCAACGAAGCCGAACGAGAAGAAGCCGGCGAGCGCGCCGGTGAAGGCGCCGCGGTAACGCCGCGCCACGAATTCCGCGAGATAAGGCGCGATGATCGCGCTTTCCGCGCCGGTGCCCATGCCGGCAACGACGCGCGCGGCGAAGAACGCCGGCCAGCTGTCCACCGTCGCGCTGACCAGCGAAGCTGCACTGTAGAGCGCGAGCGCCGACATCATCACCGCACGGCGGCCGATCAGGTCGCCCAGCATCCCGGCAAACAGCGCGCCGAACAGATAGCCGACGAAGGTGCTGCTGCCGAGCACGCCGGTCTCGACATTGGTGAGCCCCCAGGCGGTGCGCAGCACCGGCAGGATGAACGCCAGCACGGCGGCATCCATCGCGTCGAACAGATAGCCCAGGCCGCCCATCAGCAGCAGGTGCACATGGAAACGCGCGAACGGCAGGCGCTCGATGCGCGCCGATATCATTGACATGAATATCCCCCCTGAGCCACGGCCCGGCGCCCGTGTTCGGGGGAATGATAGACAAACCTCAATTATCGCAATAATTTATAATTATGATCTAGTATATCACCAGCATGAATGTCGCTAATGCCGTTTCGCACGCTCGACCTCAATCTCCTGAAAGTCTTCGAGGCGTTGATGACGGAGGGCAGCGTCACGCGTGCCGCGAACACGCTCAAAATGACGCAGCCCGCGGTCAGCAATGCGCTGGCACGACTACGTGACGCGCTGAGCGATCCCCTGTTCGTCAGATCCGGCACGGGAATCCGCCCGACCCAGCGGGCCGTGGCACTGTGGGATCCGATCGGCGGCGCGCTGGAGAGCATCCGCGGCGCACTCGACGAGGAGGTCTTCGATTCACGCCGTGCGCAGACCGAGTTCAGCCTGTCGATGTCGGACTACGTGGCGGCTCTGGTGATGCCGCGGCTATTGAACCGCTTCGCCGAAATGGCGCCGACGGCGCGCATCCGCACCGTGCCGAACACCATCATCGGGATCGCCGACCAGCTC of the Bradyrhizobium quebecense genome contains:
- a CDS encoding MFS transporter, whose protein sequence is MSMISARIERLPFARFHVHLLLMGGLGYLFDAMDAAVLAFILPVLRTAWGLTNVETGVLGSSTFVGYLFGALFAGMLGDLIGRRAVMMSALALYSAASLVSATVDSWPAFFAARVVAGMGTGAESAIIAPYLAEFVARRYRGAFTGALAGFFSFGFVAAALLGYFIVPAYENGWRIVLVITAIPVVMLLWWRRSLPESPRWLESRGRVKEAEAVLDKVEASFAREGRVLPPPVAEPALPAVSSGTLLSNFAALLAGRQARITTMTWIMWLSITFSYYSFFVWIPGLLVQNGMSITKSFGYSLAMYCAQVPGYFTAAFFNERIGRQSTIASYMILGGASALGLAFAASDGQIMAAGLLLSFFMNGTYAGVYAYTAEVFPTAIRTTGAGLASAIGRIGAIIAPILVGYLYPNFGFAGVFGVTTTVLLIGAVTVVLMGVPTRGRSLEDIASEAA